CCATAGGCGGGACCCCCACGGAAGTGATCCTGAAGACGGCGGCCGGGGCGCAGTCCCGGACCGTAGATAAAAAAGCCCATCTGGCGGAGTTCGTTGTGGAGGGCGGTCCGCAACCGGTTGAGGTAACGTTCCCGAAATATGGTAGCATCTTCTCGATTACCGCCATCGCCCAAGGACAGAAATGATGCCCGGCTGACGTTGGCAGCGGAAATTTGGAGTGCGGCAGCTTGATGCCGCTTTGGAGAGGCGCGGCTTGACGCGCCAGTGGCTAGGGAGGCCCGTCAAGCCGGGCCATGGGAAAGCGGTGTCGAGCCACCGCAGTCCAAAAAGGGAGTGGAGGGTCATATGATGAATGTCATCGACGCCTGCAAGCAGGCAAACTGGATCTGGCTTGAAACGGTTGAAAAGGACACCTATGCCGGGTTTGTCCGGACCTTTGATGTGGACGGGGAGCCCGGTCAGGCCCACATCGGGATTTTTGCGGACACTCATTATAAGCTTTATATCAATGGTCAGTTCGTCAATGCCGGGCCCGCGCCCTTCCGCAAGCCGGTGATCATGATCGATGACTATGACGTGACCGCCTATCTGCGGCCCGGGCGCAACACGCTGTTTGTACTGGCCCGGTATATCGGGGAAACCGTGAAATACAATACCGTCAGCCAGCCCGGCGTGCTGGCGGCGCTGTGTGTCACCAACGGGGATGGACGCGAGATGGTCGTGAAAACCGATGAGGCCTGGAAGGGATTTTCCATTCCGGCCTGGGCGCGGGAGACCCCGAAAATGACCTGGGCCCTGGGCGGGATCGAGTCGGTTGATCTGAATTTAGCCTCGTTCCGCGTCCTGTCGGACTTTGCCTCGCAGGACTACCATGCGGGCGCGCGGGAAGGGGATGAGACCACGCTTCCTAAACACTTGAAGCCGGTCCGGAGCTGGCGCGAGGAGCCCCTTGAGATTCGTCCGCGTACCGTACCCATTCTGCGGTGGAGCCAGGAGAAGCCGTTGCGCGTACTGCATGTGTTCACGATGACACCGGAGATCTATTCCCTGCGGGATAATGCCATGCGACTGGATAGTGAGTACCGCGTGCCCGTTTATGCCGCCGACGAATATGCCATGTTCAAGGGCGGCACCGTGCGATTGAACCGCCGCAAGGGAGAAAAAGGGTTAGCCGTATTGTATGACTTCATGCGCATGACCACCGGCGATTTCACCATTACCATCCGGTCGGCTGGCCAGGCGACGGTGGATGTGGCCTTTGCCGAGCATCTGCGTGATGGCCGGCCGAGCATCTCCCGGAACGGCTCCTGCTACTACACCCGGCTGCAGCTCGCGCCCGGGCTCAACCGGTTCAGGCTCTTCAACTCCAACGGATACCAGTATCTCTATGTGGTGCTTAAGGATTTTGAGGGGGACCTGGAGATTCTCGATGTGGTCGCCCATGAATCCCGCGCCAATCTGGATTATCAGGATGCCCTGGTGGTGCGGGATCGCACGGTCATGAGCATTTATGACATTTCCCGCCGCAGCATCATGCTCAACAACCAGGCGGAGCCTTACGATTGCAATACCCGGGAGCGCGGCACGTATTGGGGCGATTCCCTCTGGGTGCTCGAGTCGGTGGGGCACATGACGGGCAATTTCTCCCAGCTCCGGCGCCTGTGTGATGCCATGACGGATGAGTATGCCGTCACCGGCATGGTTAACGGGAGTCTCTATGGGATGGGCGAGCCGCTTTATGATTACAGCCTGGTCCCGGTCGAAATGCTCAAGCGGTATTATCTCTTCACGGCGGATACGGAGGCGGTGAAAGCGCATCTGGGGACCTGTGAAAAGATCGTGGCCGATTTCCGGCGGCTCAAAAATAACGCAGGCCTGATTATGCTCGGGTCGAGCCCGGCGGGAGTGGGGCGGCACGGACTGCTCTTTCTTGATCATCCCGGATTGGGATGGCATCCGCGCACGACCACGGGGATTGAGCGTGAGGATTGCAATGCCGGGATCAACCTGTTTTATCTGCAGGCCCTGCAGGCGGTGGACTTCCTTCATGGGGTTCAGGGGAGGGCCCGGCCGCTTCAGGGGGAAATTGCAGCCCTTACACGGGCCATCCGCGAGACCTTTTGGATGTCCGACAAAGGACTTCTTGCGGATGGCCGCAACGAAGCGCGCGGGTTCTTCGGCTGTTCCCAGATTGTTAACGCGTTGGCCGTGACCACTGGGGTATTGTCGGGCGCTGAAGCCAATTTTGCCATGCAGGAGATCGTGGATATTGAACGGAATCCCTGGGTGGCGCAGGGATCGCCCTACTCCTACTTCTTCATTGCCGACGCCTTGAGCCGGTTGGAGCAGCCCGGACTGGGCGTGCAGACCATCAAGCAGTATTGGACGCCGATGCTTGAACGCGGTGCCACGACGACGTGGGAAGCGTTCGGAGGGGAGCACCATGATTCCTTTAATCATGCCTGGAGTGCGCCTTTGCCGTACCTGGTCTATCGGGGGGTGATGGGGTTGGTCCCGCTGGCTCCGGGGTATCAGCGGATTGGGTTGACGCCGCATCTGGCCGCCTTTGATCATTTTTCCGCCACCTATTGCATCCCGCAGGGGCAGGTGCATATGGAATGGGAGAAAACAGGAGTATCGACTTACGGCCTGAAGGTGCATTTGCCAAAGGCTGCTTCTGCAATGCTGCGCGTGGGCGGGCAGGTAATTGAGGTTTCGGATAACTATGAGGGTTCGGTCGTCCTGTAATCTTCCGGCACGGGCAGGAGCGGTAATGAAGAAGCGCAGTCAGAAAACCAGGTTTTTAGTACGCTGGTCCAGCGTTGCGCTCTTGGTCATTCTGATCACGGGGCTGCTGAAGTGGAATTTCACAAGGACCAATTCAACGACGGGCGCTGACAGAACGATCCAGTCATTGAAGCGTGGGGCAGAACGGGGTGATGCGAAGGCCCAATATAGGCTGAGTCTTGCGTATGACAAAGGGGCGGGGGTTGAAGCCGATATGGCGCAGTCCATCACGTGGCTTCGCAAAGCCGCCGGACAAGGTGACGCGCAGGCGGAATTCAAGTTGGGGAATGCCTACCGGTTTGGCCGGGGGGTGGCGCAGGACGATGTGGAGGCCACGATGTGGTTCCGTAAGGCGGCGGACCAGGGTCATGCGGTGGCGCAATGCAGTCTCGGGGTGGCCTATATGGTGGGTCAGGGTGTTGTCAGCAACGAGGTGGAGGCGGTGAAGTGGTTCCGTAGGTCTGTCGAACAGGGGGATATTCTGGCGCAATACAATCTGGGCAACGCCTATACGCTTGGCCGCGGGGTGGCCCAGGATGATGAGGCGGCGGTGAAGTGGTTCCGTAAGGCGGCAGATCAAGGACATGCCCTGGCACAATATAACCTTGGCATTTGTTATGCCCGAGGGAGAGGTGTGGATCAGGATATCCGCGCGGCCTATGGCTGGTTCCTCTTGTCCGCCGCAGGAGGGGATGGGGATGCCCCTGTATTTCTCGAGTCGCTTGAGAAATTGTTATCGCCGTCGGAAAAGGAAGCCGCACGATCCTGGATGAAGGCGTGGAAGCCTGCAGCGGTGACGGAATGACAGGCGGGTGAAAGTGAGAAAGATACTGAACAGGGCGAAACAGGAACTTGCCGATTATCGGGCACTGTTCATCCATCCCCGGACACATTCCATTTGAACTCCCGCCCCATAAGCGTATTTTAGTAATAAATCTTTAACCAACCAAAGGAGCTCTATGAACATCGCTCAAGTCCTGAAAGCTGAAATATCACGCATCTCCAAACATGAGGCAAAAGCCCTTTCCTCCCCAACCCGTTCAGCCACCATCATCCTCAAAAAGACGGTGGTCGACCTCAAGAGCCGCCTGTCCATCCTTGAGAAATCCAACAAGGAACTTCAGAGGCAGGTGGCGTCCCTCATAGCCAGCCAACCCAAAGTTGAACAACCTGATGAGGGAAGAGTTTGGATCTCTGGTAAAGGGGTGAAGGCTCTCCGCAGGAAACTGGGGCTGACTCAGGATGAATTGGCGAGACTGACATCGGTCTCCAAGGGGGCGGTGGTTCAATGGGAGAGCAAGTCGGGGATGCTGAAGCTGCGTGACGCCACAAAGAAGGCTGTTATGGCTGTCAGGGGGATAGGTGGTAAAGCTGAGGCGAGGAAGCGGCTGGAGGTGGTCAAGGCTGTTAAAGGCAAGAAGGCTGTTTTGAAGAGGCGGAAATAGAATGGTGCCTGTAAAATCCCAAAAACAGAAAACCCGATGGCGAAGAGGGACGGTTTGCTCAAGCACTGAACATATGGAACTGATCTTTGGTGACAGGAATATCATCGTCGCCAGAGTTGCCCCGCCCGTTGAGAATACCTTCACCGTTGAAATCCTGATCAACGAAGAGCGAGCAATCAATCTGCCAACCCTCAAGGCGGCAAGAGCGAGTTTGAATGCCCAGCTGGTTGAAAAGGAAGAGCCTGAGCCGTGGGAGTATGTGAAACGCTATTGCTCATCCAACTCCAACAGGTTTTCACAGGTTCTTTGGAAATACTATCCTGAGGGGAAGAC
This sequence is a window from bacterium. Protein-coding genes within it:
- a CDS encoding tetratricopeptide repeat protein, whose product is MKKRSQKTRFLVRWSSVALLVILITGLLKWNFTRTNSTTGADRTIQSLKRGAERGDAKAQYRLSLAYDKGAGVEADMAQSITWLRKAAGQGDAQAEFKLGNAYRFGRGVAQDDVEATMWFRKAADQGHAVAQCSLGVAYMVGQGVVSNEVEAVKWFRRSVEQGDILAQYNLGNAYTLGRGVAQDDEAAVKWFRKAADQGHALAQYNLGICYARGRGVDQDIRAAYGWFLLSAAGGDGDAPVFLESLEKLLSPSEKEAARSWMKAWKPAAVTE
- a CDS encoding helix-turn-helix domain-containing protein, with the translated sequence MNIAQVLKAEISRISKHEAKALSSPTRSATIILKKTVVDLKSRLSILEKSNKELQRQVASLIASQPKVEQPDEGRVWISGKGVKALRRKLGLTQDELARLTSVSKGAVVQWESKSGMLKLRDATKKAVMAVRGIGGKAEARKRLEVVKAVKGKKAVLKRRK
- a CDS encoding alpha-L-rhamnosidase N-terminal domain-containing protein; the encoded protein is MMNVIDACKQANWIWLETVEKDTYAGFVRTFDVDGEPGQAHIGIFADTHYKLYINGQFVNAGPAPFRKPVIMIDDYDVTAYLRPGRNTLFVLARYIGETVKYNTVSQPGVLAALCVTNGDGREMVVKTDEAWKGFSIPAWARETPKMTWALGGIESVDLNLASFRVLSDFASQDYHAGAREGDETTLPKHLKPVRSWREEPLEIRPRTVPILRWSQEKPLRVLHVFTMTPEIYSLRDNAMRLDSEYRVPVYAADEYAMFKGGTVRLNRRKGEKGLAVLYDFMRMTTGDFTITIRSAGQATVDVAFAEHLRDGRPSISRNGSCYYTRLQLAPGLNRFRLFNSNGYQYLYVVLKDFEGDLEILDVVAHESRANLDYQDALVVRDRTVMSIYDISRRSIMLNNQAEPYDCNTRERGTYWGDSLWVLESVGHMTGNFSQLRRLCDAMTDEYAVTGMVNGSLYGMGEPLYDYSLVPVEMLKRYYLFTADTEAVKAHLGTCEKIVADFRRLKNNAGLIMLGSSPAGVGRHGLLFLDHPGLGWHPRTTTGIEREDCNAGINLFYLQALQAVDFLHGVQGRARPLQGEIAALTRAIRETFWMSDKGLLADGRNEARGFFGCSQIVNALAVTTGVLSGAEANFAMQEIVDIERNPWVAQGSPYSYFFIADALSRLEQPGLGVQTIKQYWTPMLERGATTTWEAFGGEHHDSFNHAWSAPLPYLVYRGVMGLVPLAPGYQRIGLTPHLAAFDHFSATYCIPQGQVHMEWEKTGVSTYGLKVHLPKAASAMLRVGGQVIEVSDNYEGSVVL